A single region of the Syntrophorhabdaceae bacterium genome encodes:
- a CDS encoding tetratricopeptide repeat protein — MADEKDTEDLREKYYHCMGTALTEEGDLEEAVVFFQKAIDIRETAYAWCGLARALRAADDMAGAAGAMSRAIKLAPGTAEYYHERAGFLEALGRPDLADDDVKKAISLDRNYERIDTVRWAARVVDGAFSVPAGVGEEKSSRVRSKELRHILDGGNRIDIFDRPSCPVLWCPAYCCHFTGRLLLHGVTIGPWKLQGLHRYFVEEGLCEEDLLEVFPVAEAEHGESLFPPQDIIKPGGVASVTFPRQKKSSLGGELARDIPKGKDYRTLMWIGQDARPCVFLSGGRCSLYDVGDKASLESCASFLCMTGFVFVVLRSLGLFDAEAMRAKPMAQLNDIAVDVLVILARDVYGSGEAMALSEAMEQELKTAVEEDLSCNDALRDSAVERYDLLKIRHDDLIDGLVASAGKEIARLFTGRTA, encoded by the coding sequence GTGGCGGATGAAAAAGACACAGAGGACCTGAGGGAAAAGTATTATCACTGCATGGGGACTGCCCTGACGGAAGAGGGCGACCTGGAAGAGGCCGTCGTGTTCTTCCAGAAGGCGATCGATATCCGCGAGACCGCGTATGCCTGGTGCGGACTGGCTCGGGCACTTCGCGCCGCCGATGACATGGCAGGAGCCGCCGGGGCGATGTCTCGGGCGATCAAGCTTGCACCCGGCACCGCCGAATATTACCATGAACGCGCAGGGTTCCTCGAGGCGCTCGGCAGGCCCGACCTCGCCGATGACGATGTGAAAAAGGCAATCTCCCTCGACAGGAACTACGAGCGCATCGATACCGTCAGGTGGGCGGCGCGTGTTGTGGACGGCGCCTTCTCTGTCCCCGCCGGCGTTGGTGAGGAAAAAAGCTCGCGGGTTCGGTCGAAAGAATTGCGCCATATCCTGGACGGAGGAAACAGGATCGATATCTTTGATAGACCCTCCTGTCCCGTCCTTTGGTGTCCGGCGTATTGCTGCCATTTCACCGGCAGGCTTCTGTTGCATGGAGTTACGATAGGGCCGTGGAAGCTCCAGGGCCTGCACAGGTATTTCGTGGAAGAGGGCTTGTGCGAAGAGGACCTCCTCGAGGTTTTTCCCGTGGCCGAAGCGGAGCATGGAGAAAGTCTCTTCCCGCCGCAGGACATCATAAAGCCGGGCGGTGTCGCATCTGTTACATTCCCGCGGCAGAAAAAGTCTTCACTGGGTGGAGAGCTCGCCAGGGACATACCGAAGGGAAAGGACTACCGGACCCTCATGTGGATAGGACAGGACGCCAGACCCTGCGTCTTCCTCTCCGGCGGGAGGTGTTCGCTCTATGATGTTGGCGACAAGGCGAGTCTTGAGTCCTGCGCATCCTTTCTCTGCATGACCGGGTTTGTCTTCGTGGTTCTGAGATCCCTGGGTCTTTTTGACGCAGAGGCGATGAGGGCAAAACCCATGGCGCAGCTCAACGATATTGCCGTGGATGTGCTCGTCATCCTGGCACGTGACGTCTATGGCAGCGGCGAGGCCATGGCATTGTCCGAGGCCATGGAACAGGAACTGAAAACGGCTGTTGAGGAAGACCTTTCCTGTAATGACGCCCTGCGCGACTCGGCGGTGGAGCGATACGACCTCCTGAAGATCCGTCATGACGACCTGATAGATGGACTCGTCGCCTCAGCGGGAAAAGAGATTGCCCGCCTCTTCACGGGGCGGACCGCATAG
- a CDS encoding DHA2 family efflux MFS transporter permease subunit — MPSQSERPSAYRWIVITVAFGAFMSKLDSYIVNISLPTIATRFNVTTAEVSWVVLVYLLVSTSTLLLFGKLGDRFGLRRVFFLGYLLFTIGSLLCGVALSLEMLIASRFVQGIGCAMLIAIAFAVIPRFLPHEITGWAFGIAATGAALGIAIGAPVGGIITGYLSWRWVFLVNVPFGIFAMYAVNRYIPDEVRSDSRKLRRAGFDMLGAALSFAGLALMLYGLNTGREFGWTSPRIMGCFAASFLFLAAFFIREIKCEEPLLELKLFKDFHFSAAVASTLFAYMLLAGNSFLLPFYLEVGKGLSTVTVGLVIMIYSVIYMAVGPFAGRISDRIRPSILCGFAMLSAALCSFVFAFTLAAPGLLAVVIFLVWISLSFGFFISPNNNQVMSLAPAQKQGSASGVFNTINSLGLVLGVCLFEMIMSRSSALRPGSFTGYKDAYLFGGVVCIVALFFSLLVNRKSKNNDQISITD, encoded by the coding sequence ATGCCTTCCCAATCCGAACGGCCGTCCGCATACCGCTGGATCGTAATAACGGTTGCCTTTGGCGCCTTCATGTCCAAGCTTGACAGCTACATCGTCAACATCTCCCTGCCCACGATCGCGACGCGCTTCAATGTGACCACCGCTGAGGTTTCCTGGGTCGTCCTTGTCTATCTTCTTGTCTCGACAAGCACGCTGCTTCTCTTCGGCAAGCTGGGCGACCGGTTCGGACTCAGACGGGTCTTTTTCCTCGGCTACCTTCTCTTCACCATCGGGTCGCTCCTGTGCGGAGTCGCCCTGTCGCTGGAAATGCTCATCGCCTCCCGGTTCGTTCAGGGAATCGGCTGTGCCATGCTCATTGCCATCGCCTTTGCCGTCATCCCCAGATTCCTGCCCCATGAGATCACGGGGTGGGCGTTCGGCATCGCCGCCACAGGCGCAGCCCTCGGCATTGCCATCGGGGCGCCGGTCGGCGGGATCATCACCGGCTATCTTTCCTGGCGCTGGGTCTTTCTCGTCAACGTGCCCTTCGGGATATTCGCCATGTATGCCGTGAACAGATACATACCCGATGAGGTCCGGTCCGATTCCCGAAAACTCAGGAGAGCCGGGTTCGACATGCTTGGCGCCGCTTTGAGCTTCGCCGGTCTCGCCCTTATGCTCTACGGTCTCAATACGGGTCGGGAATTTGGCTGGACGTCGCCGAGGATCATGGGGTGCTTTGCGGCCTCCTTCCTTTTCCTTGCCGCTTTTTTCATACGTGAGATAAAATGTGAGGAACCTCTTCTCGAATTGAAGCTGTTCAAGGACTTTCACTTCAGCGCCGCCGTCGCCTCCACGCTCTTCGCGTACATGCTCCTTGCGGGCAACTCCTTCCTCCTTCCCTTTTATCTGGAGGTGGGCAAGGGTCTTTCCACAGTGACCGTCGGCCTTGTCATCATGATCTACTCGGTCATCTACATGGCCGTGGGACCCTTCGCGGGACGCATATCCGACAGGATACGCCCGAGCATCCTTTGCGGCTTCGCCATGCTTTCGGCAGCCCTGTGCTCCTTTGTCTTCGCTTTCACACTGGCCGCTCCCGGGCTTCTGGCGGTGGTCATTTTTCTTGTATGGATATCGCTCTCTTTCGGTTTTTTCATATCACCGAACAACAACCAGGTCATGAGCCTCGCGCCTGCCCAAAAGCAGGGCAGCGCATCGGGAGTTTTCAACACCATTAACAGCCTCGGCCTGGTGCTGGGCGTGTGCCTCTTCGAGATGATCATGTCACGGTCATCCGCCCTGAGGCCGGGGTCTTTCACGGGCTATAAGGATGCCTATCTTTTTGGGGGAGTCGTTTGTATTGTAGCGCTCTTCTTCTCGCTTCTCGTAAACCGAAAAAGCAAAAACAATGACCAGATTTCAATAACCGATTGA
- the thyX gene encoding FAD-dependent thymidylate synthase, with product MESELKVVLLAHTPHPEETVAAAAKLCYSASDVDAIKETVQAKDQHSFIERLVDMGHLSPIEHACFTFAVEGISRACSHQLVRHRLASYSQQSQRYVGMGDGFGYIIPPSIDTDPVLKERFGFFMEGIQEFYNELIMAMKARGIEGESAYEDARFVLPNAAETKIIMTMNARELLHFFAQRCCRRAQWEIRAMATEMLRLARRAAPAIFRDAGPACLSGSCPEGAYSCGGAEEVRELFRTI from the coding sequence TTGGAATCAGAACTGAAGGTTGTTTTGCTTGCCCACACGCCCCATCCCGAGGAGACCGTGGCCGCGGCGGCGAAGTTGTGCTACAGCGCGTCAGATGTGGACGCCATTAAGGAAACGGTCCAGGCAAAGGACCAGCACTCTTTCATCGAGAGACTCGTCGACATGGGGCACCTGAGCCCCATTGAACATGCGTGCTTCACGTTTGCCGTCGAGGGCATTTCGCGGGCCTGTTCCCACCAGCTTGTGAGGCACCGTCTCGCGTCGTACAGCCAGCAGTCACAGCGGTACGTCGGCATGGGAGATGGGTTCGGATATATCATTCCGCCATCTATCGATACCGACCCCGTTCTCAAGGAGCGCTTCGGTTTTTTCATGGAAGGGATACAGGAATTCTACAATGAGCTGATCATGGCGATGAAGGCGCGGGGCATCGAGGGTGAATCGGCATATGAGGACGCACGGTTCGTTCTCCCCAATGCCGCCGAGACAAAAATAATCATGACCATGAACGCCAGGGAACTCCTCCATTTCTTCGCGCAGAGATGCTGCCGGCGCGCCCAATGGGAGATACGAGCCATGGCCACGGAGATGCTCAGACTCGCAAGACGGGCGGCCCCGGCGATCTTTCGCGATGCGGGACCGGCTTGCCTTTCCGGTTCATGCCCCGAGGGGGCTTATTCGTGCGGCGGGGCCGAAGAGGTACGGGAATTGTTCCGCACTATCTAG
- a CDS encoding class I SAM-dependent methyltransferase, whose product MIPFNHLGPVFKAFSSLVYPRAFRTVFASSLEKVPDGGSVLDVGAGTGILSQFAQRARNDLMYTMIDPAPGMLKFAPDFARKVLGRAEYLPFAEKSFDAVYAGDCIHHFNDPRRAIKELKRVLREDGVLTLFEIDPGSVLGGAITRGERMFREPAHFYRPGELAEALAGHGFESRIVRYGWRYSIIAYLHFLVIVLSCR is encoded by the coding sequence ATGATCCCGTTCAATCATCTGGGCCCTGTTTTCAAAGCCTTTTCCTCCCTCGTTTATCCCCGCGCCTTCAGGACGGTCTTTGCATCATCGCTGGAGAAGGTTCCCGATGGAGGGAGCGTACTTGATGTCGGTGCAGGGACGGGGATACTCTCCCAGTTTGCCCAGAGGGCGCGAAACGACCTTATGTACACCATGATCGACCCCGCCCCGGGCATGTTGAAGTTCGCGCCTGACTTTGCCCGGAAAGTGTTGGGCAGGGCGGAATACCTGCCTTTTGCGGAAAAGTCGTTTGATGCAGTGTATGCCGGTGACTGCATACATCATTTCAACGATCCCCGGCGGGCCATAAAGGAACTTAAGCGGGTCTTGAGGGAGGACGGCGTTTTGACTCTTTTTGAGATCGATCCCGGAAGCGTCCTGGGAGGCGCAATAACCCGCGGCGAGAGAATGTTCAGAGAGCCGGCGCATTTCTACAGACCCGGGGAACTTGCCGAAGCCCTGGCTGGACATGGCTTCGAAAGCAGGATTGTACGGTACGGTTGGCGGTATTCGATAATAGCATATCTTCATTTTTTGGTTATTGTTTTGTCATGCCGTTAA
- a CDS encoding (Fe-S)-binding protein produces MFALQFDENKCLHCEGQDCLAKCQHIDIERGRIAKEMVKIARGGDSFVLHQCVTCYGCEEYCPMDNHPFYLIVERQEALGVSPVPRPLVKRAINLGVPFRGEPDVKEINGPLLNMGAFSELTPLIQGRLFEQLPIISTDGRKMFHYFCQLMYLHYGKSSVIKERLPGIIATIERYRPTKVVCFHDECYGTYASYCPAVGIEVPFTPVHFYEYLYERLTELKELIRPVGLKVTYQRPCSSRLSPDKHRFVGEIFRLIGAEEVRREFVDENALCCGGTIQGQGREGSRKRAAEIQKKNIEDMKKTGAEVCVFNCPACLQTLGDMVGREGIRPVHMSDLCRFAIGETPAGWEVTR; encoded by the coding sequence ATGTTCGCTCTTCAATTTGATGAAAACAAATGCCTTCATTGCGAGGGTCAGGATTGCCTTGCAAAATGTCAGCACATAGACATCGAGCGGGGCAGGATAGCAAAGGAGATGGTAAAGATCGCCCGGGGCGGGGACTCCTTCGTGCTCCACCAGTGCGTGACCTGCTACGGATGCGAGGAATATTGTCCCATGGACAACCATCCTTTCTATCTGATCGTGGAAAGGCAGGAGGCGCTGGGGGTATCCCCCGTACCGCGGCCGCTTGTCAAAAGGGCCATAAACCTGGGCGTGCCATTCAGAGGAGAACCTGACGTAAAGGAAATTAACGGACCCCTGCTCAACATGGGCGCCTTTTCCGAACTGACACCCCTTATCCAGGGAAGGCTCTTCGAACAACTTCCCATAATATCAACGGATGGACGGAAAATGTTCCACTACTTCTGTCAGCTCATGTACCTTCACTACGGCAAAAGCTCCGTCATCAAGGAGAGGCTGCCCGGTATCATCGCAACCATAGAACGGTATAGACCGACAAAGGTTGTCTGTTTTCACGATGAATGCTACGGAACATATGCCTCCTATTGTCCCGCTGTCGGGATCGAAGTACCCTTCACTCCCGTACATTTCTACGAGTACCTCTATGAGCGCCTGACGGAATTGAAGGAGCTGATCAGGCCCGTGGGTCTCAAGGTGACCTACCAGCGCCCCTGCTCATCACGCCTGTCACCGGACAAGCACCGTTTCGTGGGAGAGATCTTCCGGCTCATAGGCGCTGAAGAGGTGAGAAGAGAATTCGTTGACGAGAATGCCCTGTGCTGCGGCGGGACGATACAGGGACAGGGAAGGGAGGGCAGCCGCAAGCGCGCCGCCGAGATCCAGAAGAAGAACATCGAAGACATGAAGAAGACGGGGGCCGAGGTCTGCGTCTTCAATTGCCCGGCCTGTCTTCAAACGCTTGGGGACATGGTCGGCAGGGAAGGTATAAGGCCCGTGCATATGAGCGATCTTTGCCGGTTCGCGATCGGCGAGACGCCCGCCGGATGGGAGGTGACCCGATGA
- a CDS encoding FAD-binding oxidoreductase → MKSIYRALVDIVDGEHVSDRPEELYIYSFDLGTAEPRRPDYVAAPRTTEQVQEIVRLANREKVPVVPLGGGLSLAGLAVPLKGGILVDLKRMDSILEVNERGRYAVLECGVSQAQLTSYLARNHPSLTHSEPGAPPTATVAGNVLIHGQGDLAQPYGFNSDQVNGLEVVLPTGEVCRFGSCAIGVSWFTNHPLPDVGLFFGWCGTTGIITKLSIRLYPAKRIRGVGQFVVEDEELVPEIIEKITATQMAEDVIAYSRAIPPFGLGLQHFTVNIAANSEKELEFKQELIWDDALGEYISRGDGGYLGFTRGLEHPQISKTSDYKKGGGFEYVGSIMPIEKYPECYRRGREISERHDIPYTVTGRCIGVGHSMMFAWTYAFNRADPETMRQAREALHETDDLVLELGGVIWKPGTYGQQLTIGLLHPGTRALMRRIKEVLDPGGIMNPGNWEGI, encoded by the coding sequence ATGAAATCGATCTACCGGGCGCTTGTGGACATCGTGGACGGAGAGCACGTTTCGGACAGGCCCGAAGAGCTCTACATCTATTCCTTCGACCTGGGGACGGCGGAGCCTCGCAGACCTGATTACGTCGCGGCACCACGAACGACAGAACAGGTGCAGGAGATAGTGCGTCTTGCCAACAGGGAGAAGGTCCCCGTGGTTCCCCTCGGCGGTGGACTGTCGCTTGCCGGCCTCGCGGTCCCCCTTAAAGGAGGCATCCTCGTCGATCTCAAGCGCATGGACAGCATACTGGAGGTGAACGAGCGGGGTCGATATGCCGTTCTGGAATGCGGCGTCTCACAGGCACAGTTGACCTCCTACCTGGCAAGAAACCATCCCTCCCTGACGCACTCCGAGCCCGGAGCCCCGCCGACCGCCACCGTCGCCGGGAACGTGCTCATCCACGGGCAGGGCGATCTTGCCCAACCTTACGGCTTCAACTCCGACCAGGTCAACGGCCTCGAGGTCGTCCTGCCGACGGGGGAGGTCTGCCGTTTCGGTTCCTGCGCCATAGGCGTTTCGTGGTTCACCAATCATCCGCTTCCAGATGTCGGCCTCTTTTTCGGCTGGTGCGGGACCACCGGTATTATCACCAAATTATCGATACGGCTCTATCCCGCCAAACGGATCAGGGGTGTCGGTCAGTTTGTGGTGGAAGACGAGGAACTTGTCCCGGAGATCATAGAGAAGATCACCGCAACACAAATGGCGGAGGACGTCATAGCATACAGCCGCGCCATCCCGCCCTTCGGACTGGGCCTCCAGCATTTCACGGTGAATATCGCCGCCAACTCGGAGAAAGAGCTTGAGTTCAAACAGGAACTGATCTGGGACGACGCCCTGGGCGAATACATCAGCCGGGGGGACGGAGGATACCTTGGATTCACGCGGGGGCTCGAACATCCCCAGATATCGAAGACCTCCGACTACAAGAAGGGCGGCGGTTTCGAATACGTAGGCAGCATCATGCCCATTGAGAAATACCCGGAGTGTTATCGCAGAGGCCGGGAGATATCGGAAAGACACGACATCCCCTACACGGTGACGGGGCGGTGCATCGGCGTCGGGCACTCGATGATGTTCGCATGGACCTATGCCTTCAACAGGGCCGACCCCGAAACGATGCGGCAGGCAAGAGAGGCGCTCCACGAAACCGATGACCTTGTCCTTGAGTTGGGCGGGGTGATATGGAAACCGGGCACCTACGGTCAGCAGCTCACAATCGGGCTCCTCCACCCCGGCACGCGGGCGCTCATGAGACGGATCAAAGAGGTTCTCGACCCAGGCGGCATCATGAACCCGGGAAATTGGGAGGGTATATGA
- a CDS encoding (Fe-S)-binding protein, protein MMFTDTYRFNDVIHRCFRCGYCKFPTNWMDVNNCPPYARFRMEPYSCGGRLWLTRAWLNEELDWSEHLAEILYSCTTCRNCEVKCPLSFNVDIVNMVVAARSEMIERGKIPGAVKRFLENIDLHGNPYGSARSKRDAWMEGVEIEGYNGQEYLYYVGCTGSYDTRAQKSARALGMLLRKAGLSFGVLGNQENCDGNEVHKLGEAGLFEMLAQENIGRFNGLGAKKIITLSPHAYNAIKNLYPRYGGDFRVFHYTRVIFELIKEGKLDISGGFAAQVTYHDPCFLGRWNEEYETPRRILAAVPSLRLIEMEKNRDAALCCGGGAGNFEIDLLSGSESSPARRRVRQAAETGATVLAAACPKCLVMLEDAAKAEELEGRLSIRDILEIVTDACGMESGLQT, encoded by the coding sequence ATGATGTTCACCGATACCTACAGATTCAACGATGTCATACACCGCTGTTTCAGGTGCGGATACTGCAAATTCCCAACAAACTGGATGGATGTGAACAACTGCCCGCCTTATGCGCGCTTCCGCATGGAACCCTACTCGTGTGGCGGAAGACTGTGGCTGACAAGGGCGTGGTTGAATGAAGAGCTCGACTGGTCGGAACACCTCGCGGAGATCCTCTATTCCTGTACCACCTGCAGAAACTGCGAGGTCAAATGCCCCTTGAGTTTCAATGTAGATATCGTGAACATGGTCGTGGCGGCAAGGAGCGAGATGATAGAGCGGGGAAAAATCCCTGGGGCCGTTAAGAGATTCCTCGAAAATATCGACCTCCATGGCAACCCCTATGGCAGTGCGAGAAGCAAGCGGGACGCGTGGATGGAAGGGGTGGAAATAGAAGGATACAACGGCCAGGAATACCTGTACTATGTCGGATGCACGGGTTCCTACGATACGCGGGCGCAGAAGTCAGCCCGGGCCCTGGGAATGCTTCTCCGTAAGGCCGGCCTTTCTTTCGGAGTGCTCGGCAATCAGGAGAACTGCGACGGCAACGAGGTCCACAAGCTGGGCGAGGCTGGCCTTTTTGAAATGCTGGCGCAGGAAAACATCGGGCGCTTCAACGGCCTCGGTGCGAAAAAGATCATCACCCTTTCACCTCATGCCTACAACGCGATCAAAAACCTCTACCCCCGGTACGGCGGCGACTTCCGTGTATTCCACTACACCCGGGTGATCTTTGAACTCATTAAGGAAGGGAAGCTGGATATCTCGGGCGGGTTTGCTGCGCAGGTGACATACCATGACCCATGTTTCCTTGGTCGATGGAACGAAGAGTACGAAACTCCGAGGAGGATCCTCGCCGCGGTCCCGTCCCTTCGGCTGATCGAGATGGAAAAGAACAGGGACGCGGCCCTGTGCTGCGGCGGCGGGGCGGGCAACTTTGAGATCGACCTTCTCAGCGGCAGCGAATCAAGCCCGGCAAGACGCAGGGTCAGGCAGGCCGCCGAAACGGGGGCAACCGTCCTCGCCGCGGCATGTCCCAAATGCCTCGTCATGCTGGAAGATGCGGCCAAGGCGGAAGAGCTCGAGGGAAGGTTGAGCATACGGGATATCCTCGAGATCGTCACCGATGCCTGTGGAATGGAATCAGGGCTTCAGACATGA
- a CDS encoding MBL fold metallo-hydrolase, whose translation MEIRILFDSKKEDTGYFAGWGVSYLIDHHILFDAGENEHMLLHNMWSMNVKPDKIDKIVISHEHWDHIGGLWRLLAYNPRMAVYVCPGVSREFKDKIASFGSRAIEVEPFMEIEKGIYTSGESKAACRYGLIPEQALVLRSEKGTTVITGCAHNGITDILMSVQESVGDPIHLVIGGFHTLDLSLSVVKSVIKRFQEMGVARVAPTHCTGNEAIRLFKDAYGAHFVEAVVGKTLHV comes from the coding sequence ATGGAGATCAGGATACTTTTCGATAGCAAAAAAGAAGATACAGGCTACTTTGCGGGGTGGGGTGTTTCGTATCTTATTGATCATCACATCCTTTTCGATGCCGGCGAGAACGAACACATGCTCTTGCACAATATGTGGTCGATGAATGTCAAGCCGGACAAGATTGACAAGATCGTCATATCCCACGAACACTGGGATCATATAGGTGGATTATGGCGTCTGCTGGCATACAATCCACGCATGGCCGTTTACGTTTGCCCCGGCGTCAGCCGGGAATTCAAGGACAAGATCGCATCCTTCGGTTCTCGAGCTATCGAGGTCGAACCATTCATGGAGATTGAAAAGGGCATATACACCAGCGGAGAGTCCAAGGCGGCATGTCGATACGGCCTGATTCCCGAGCAGGCCCTTGTTCTGAGATCGGAAAAGGGGACGACTGTGATCACCGGTTGTGCCCATAACGGGATCACAGATATCCTCATGTCTGTCCAGGAGAGTGTGGGGGATCCGATCCATCTGGTAATTGGAGGGTTTCACACGCTTGACCTGTCCTTGTCCGTCGTGAAGTCCGTGATAAAAAGGTTTCAGGAGATGGGGGTCGCCCGAGTGGCACCCACCCACTGTACCGGCAATGAAGCTATCCGTTTGTTCAAGGACGCCTATGGGGCTCATTTCGTTGAAGCGGTCGTCGGCAAGACCCTTCATGTCTGA
- a CDS encoding NifB/NifX family molybdenum-iron cluster-binding protein yields MRIAVTSDGPSLDARIDPRFGRCRYFLIINTDDLTFETIENGNAALGGGAGIQSAQMIAAKGVTHVFTGACGPNAYQVLAAAAVQVVTGCAGNVRDVIDQSREGKFAAAAGPSVADHYGAGQGYPAQTGAGMGAPGMGRGMGRGMGGGRGRGMGMGGASFGGQTTGIQNSQETAGDELETLKRQMDQINERIRQLEKEA; encoded by the coding sequence ATGCGTATTGCAGTTACTTCTGATGGGCCATCCCTTGACGCGAGAATAGATCCTCGGTTTGGGAGGTGCCGGTATTTTTTGATCATTAATACTGATGATCTCACTTTTGAGACCATAGAGAACGGGAATGCGGCACTTGGCGGCGGTGCGGGAATCCAGTCGGCCCAGATGATCGCCGCAAAGGGTGTAACGCATGTTTTCACCGGGGCTTGCGGGCCCAATGCGTACCAGGTGCTTGCGGCCGCCGCGGTCCAGGTTGTTACGGGCTGTGCGGGGAATGTGCGGGATGTGATCGATCAGTCCCGGGAAGGAAAGTTCGCGGCGGCGGCCGGGCCCAGTGTGGCCGACCACTATGGAGCGGGTCAGGGCTATCCGGCTCAGACGGGAGCCGGCATGGGCGCCCCGGGAATGGGACGAGGAATGGGACGCGGCATGGGAGGAGGAAGGGGTCGCGGCATGGGCATGGGAGGAGCTTCCTTCGGTGGACAAACGACGGGTATACAAAATTCTCAGGAAACAGCCGGGGACGAACTGGAGACACTGAAGCGACAGATGGATCAGATCAACGAACGTATCCGTCAGCTCGAAAAGGAGGCATAA
- a CDS encoding DUF5320 domain-containing protein, whose protein sequence is MPCGDGTGPRGFGPMTGRAAGFCTGYGVAGYGNALGERRGGGCRGFRNQFYGTGLTGRQRAGRYIPGWGNSFADGPYYGSPMPAVNRQQETDALKVQAQYLEDALERIRKQLKEHDEKLKGSQGS, encoded by the coding sequence ATGCCATGCGGAGATGGAACAGGACCTCGTGGATTTGGTCCCATGACGGGCCGTGCGGCGGGTTTTTGCACAGGTTATGGTGTCGCCGGGTACGGTAATGCCTTAGGCGAAAGACGCGGGGGCGGCTGTCGCGGTTTCAGGAACCAGTTCTATGGAACCGGCCTGACAGGCCGGCAAAGAGCGGGACGCTATATACCCGGATGGGGAAACTCATTCGCCGACGGGCCTTATTACGGGTCCCCGATGCCTGCAGTGAACAGACAGCAGGAGACGGATGCGCTCAAGGTGCAGGCTCAATACCTGGAAGATGCTCTGGAGAGGATTCGTAAGCAGCTCAAAGAACACGATGAAAAGTTAAAAGGCAGCCAGGGAAGCTGA
- a CDS encoding sigma 54-interacting transcriptional regulator: MKDRRAVDEREVILDSINEGVFTIDLDWRITSFNQAAERITGVSREDSVGRLCSEVFHANVCENECSLRKTFETGKPVVNATAHIVNNKGFTVPIRISTAILKNKDGNVIGGVETFQDLSQVEQLRKELHSRHTFEDIVGRSSAMIRLFEMLPLIAGSSSTVLIEGPSGTGKELFARALHNLSPRRKKRFVAVNCAALPDTLLESEFFGHKAGAFTDAKRDKMGRFALAHGGTIFLDEIGDISPALQVRLLRVLQERIVEPLGATEPLKVDVRVIAATNKDLGSLVKEGRFREDLYYRIHVIHLALPSLKDRREDIPLLVDHIVAKYNHLQGKNIAGVSFEASTRLMGYDFPGNVRELENIIEQAFVLCGGDVIELHHLPPELRPDLISPARDSGLTSLKATERHLIVETLRRYGGNRKRAARDLGINASTLYRKIRDLKIETPHGDGRGRRG; encoded by the coding sequence ATGAAAGACAGGCGTGCCGTCGACGAGCGCGAGGTCATACTTGATTCAATAAACGAGGGCGTTTTTACCATAGACCTGGACTGGCGCATAACTTCCTTCAATCAAGCCGCCGAGCGCATCACGGGGGTTTCAAGAGAGGATAGTGTGGGACGCCTTTGTTCCGAGGTTTTCCACGCGAATGTGTGTGAGAACGAGTGCTCGCTGAGGAAGACCTTCGAAACGGGAAAGCCTGTCGTGAACGCCACTGCCCATATCGTCAACAACAAGGGCTTCACGGTCCCCATCCGCATCTCCACGGCGATCCTGAAGAACAAGGACGGCAATGTTATAGGCGGCGTTGAAACCTTCCAGGACTTAAGCCAGGTGGAGCAGCTGCGCAAGGAACTGCACAGTCGCCACACTTTCGAGGACATCGTGGGAAGAAGCTCGGCGATGATACGTCTCTTCGAAATGCTTCCCCTTATCGCCGGGAGCAGCAGCACGGTGTTGATCGAAGGGCCGAGCGGTACGGGAAAGGAGCTTTTTGCCCGGGCCCTGCACAATCTTTCGCCGAGAAGAAAAAAGCGCTTTGTGGCCGTCAACTGCGCCGCCCTCCCCGACACTCTCCTTGAAAGTGAGTTCTTTGGACACAAGGCCGGCGCTTTCACTGACGCAAAGAGGGATAAAATGGGGCGTTTTGCGCTTGCGCATGGCGGGACCATATTCCTCGATGAGATCGGAGACATATCGCCAGCCTTGCAGGTGCGCCTCCTGCGCGTTCTTCAGGAGCGCATCGTCGAACCTCTTGGCGCCACCGAGCCCCTGAAGGTTGATGTCCGCGTGATCGCCGCCACAAACAAGGATCTCGGCAGTCTTGTCAAAGAAGGCAGATTCAGGGAAGATCTCTACTACCGGATCCATGTCATCCATCTCGCGCTGCCTTCCCTGAAGGACCGCAGAGAGGACATTCCCCTCCTGGTGGATCATATCGTCGCCAAATACAACCATCTTCAGGGAAAGAACATCGCCGGTGTTTCATTCGAGGCATCGACACGGCTCATGGGATATGACTTTCCCGGAAATGTCCGCGAGCTGGAAAACATCATCGAGCAGGCCTTCGTCCTGTGCGGTGGAGATGTCATCGAGCTCCATCACCTCCCACCCGAGCTTCGGCCTGACCTGATCTCCCCGGCCAGGGACAGCGGTCTTACAAGCCTCAAGGCCACGGAGAGGCACCTCATAGTGGAGACCTTGCGGCGCTATGGGGGAAACAGGAAACGAGCAGCCCGCGACCTCGGCATCAATGCAAGCACGCTGTATCGAAAGATCAGGGACCTTAAGATCGAAACGCCTCACGGCGACGGGCGGGGCCGACGCGGGTAG